AGATGGTCGGCGACATAGCTGCCATAGCAGCCCGCATTCATCCGCACCGCGCCGCCAATGCTGCCCGGTATGGTCCGCAGAAAGGTCAGGTCCAGTCCCTGATCCGCTGCCTTGCGGGCGACATGTGCGTCCAGGGCGGCGGCCCCTGCGATCACGATTCCGTCCGAAAAATCAATAGTATTGAAGCCTCTTCCCAGACGGATCACCACGCCGCGAATGCCCCCGTCGCGGACGATCAGGTTCGAACCGACGCCCATCGGGAAGACCGGCACGGCGGGGTCGAGATCGCGCAGGAACGCCGCCAGATCCTCAGCGTCGGCGGGCTGGAACAGCCAGTCGGCGGGGCCGCCGACGCGCAGCCAGGTCAGGCTGTCGAGGGGCCGGTTCGGGGTCAGGTTTCCGCGCGGGGTGGGGAGTTCGATGCTCATGGCGATGCTGGTAGCCAGCCATGCCCGAGGCGTCAATATCGGCGCTACGGTCAGCCGGCCTCGCCGCGAATGGCGAGCGCGATGCCGAGGAGCAGCCCGGCCAGAAGCGGCAGCCCGATCACCTGGACGCCAAGCTGGAAGCCCAGATCGGCGCGCGAGCCGGGCGCGGAGGTGAAGGCCGGTCCGATCAGACCGGCAGCGAGGTTCAACAACAGCAAGCCGAGCCAGAACAGCACGTAACCGCGCAGCCGGGGCCAGCCGCGCCAGCCGAGCCGCAGCGCGGTCAGGAATGCGCCGCAGATCACCGCGCCGAGGGTCAGGGGAAAGCCGATGCTGTTCGGGCTGATGCGCACGGCAATGGGAATCAGCACCACGACCAGCACGGCGAGCAGCAGCGCGAGGCCGAGGCTGCGCAGGCTGAGCCCGAACCCGGCGGAAAGCGCCACCAGCAGGGCGAGCCCCAGGCCGCTGAGCAAATAGATCTCATCCGCCGAAACCGCCACCGCCTAGCCCCGCGTCGCACGGCGCCAGCCGAGAAGCGCACCGATCACCAGCGCCACGAGACCGGCGCTTGTCATCATGATGACGAATTCGGTCCTGATCCGCGCTTCGATGGCTGCCTGTTCGGGGCTGAGCTCCGGATAGTCTTGCGGGATCAGCCAGAAAAGAACCAGCCCGGCCACGATCATCAAGGCCGCCACGAGCCAGAGCGGGCGGCTGCGGCGGGCGCGGCCGAGGAGATAGGCGGCGCGTCCGGGCAGGATCACCAAAATGACGAAGGCGAGCAGGAACAGGATCGGCAAAGTGCAATCTTTCTGAACACGAACAGTCGACCAATGAAAAACGCCAAACGACCGGCGGGACGCCGTAATCGCTGTCTCAGGCCGCTTTTTCCTGGAGCCGGGCGGGCAGCGCATTGGCCCAGGCCGAGATCGAGCCCGCGCCGAGACAGACCACCATGTCGCCGGGCCGCGCCTGTTCGCGCACCAGCCGGGTGAGATCGTCCTCATCCATGATGGCGCGGGCATGGCGGTGGCCATGCGCGATCAGCCCGGCCACGAGATCGTCGCGCGATGCGCCGGGGATCGGGTCCTCGCCCGCGGCGTAGACATCGACGATGCCGACCACGTCGGCCTCGTTGAAACAGGCGCAGAAATCTTCAAACAGGCTCGACAGGCGAGAATAGCGATGCGGCTGATGCACGGCGATCACGCGGCCCTTGGTCGCCTGACGCGCCGCCTTGAGCACGGCGGCGATTTCCACAGGGTGATGGCCGTAATCGTCGATGATGGTGACGCCGTTCACCTCTCCTACGCGGGTAAAGCGCCGCCCCACCCCGCCGAATTTCGCCAGCGCCTCGCGGATCTCGGCGCGCTTCATGCCGAGATGGCGGGCCACGGCGACGGCGGCAAGTGCGTTCGACACGTTGTGGTCGCCGGGCATGGGCAGGGTGCAGTTTTCGATCATCGGCACCTCGCCGTCATGGATGTCGGCCTCGCCCTGAAGCGCAATGTCGAAATGCGCGACGCCGCTTTCATAGCGCAGATTCATCGCCCGCACATCCGCCTGGGCATTAAAGCCGAAGGTCACAACGCGGCGGTCATGGAGCTTGCCGACAAGCGCCTGAACCTCGGGATGGTCGGTGCAGCATACGACCAGACCGTAGAATGGCACCGAGGAAACGAAATTATAGAACCCCTCGCGCAGGCGGTCGAAATCGCCCCAATGTTCCATATGCTCGGGGTCGATATTGGTGACGATGGCGATGGTGGCGGGCAGACGGTTGAAGCTGCCATCCGATTCGTCGGCCTCGACCACCATCCATTCGCCCGCGCCGGCCCGCGCGTTCGAGCCGTAGGCGTGGATCACCCCGCCATTGATGACGGTCGGGTCGAACTTGCCGTGATCGAGCAGCGTGGCAACCATCGTCGTGGTGGTGGTCTTGCCGTGGGTGCCGCCGATGGCGACATTGGATTTCAGCCGCATCAGCTCGGCCAGCATCTCGGCGCGGCGCACCACGGGGAGGCCGCGGCGGCGGGCCTCTTCCAGTTCGGGATTGCCCTTCTTGATCGCGGTCGAGATGACGACGACGCCGGCCTCGCCGATATTTTCCGCCGCCTGCCCCTCGAAGATGCGTGCGCCAAGGCTTTCCAGCCGGTCGGTGATCTTGGAGCGCTTTGAATCAGAGCCCTGCACGTCATAGCCGAGCGTCATCAGCACCTCGGCGATGCCGGACATGCCGATCCCGCCGATCCCAACGAAATGGATGGGACCGAGTTCTCCGGGCAGTTTCGTGGCAGCATTCATGCGGCGATCTCCGTGACAAGTTGGTAAAGACGCGCGGTGGCGTCGGGACGGCCGAGGTCGGCAGCGGCCCGAGCCATCTGCCGCGCGCGATCGGCGTCGGAAAGAATTGCGGCGATGTCGCGCGTCAGCGTCTCTGCGTCAACTGTCGATTCGGGCAGGACGACCGCCGCGCCCGCATCGGCCAGAGGCCGCGCATTGGCGGTCTGGTGGTCTCCGGCGGCGGCGGCATAGGGGATCAGGATGGCCGGGCGGCCGATCACGGTGATGTCGGCGACCGAAGAGGCACCGGCGCGGCTGACCACGAGATGACAGGCGGCGAGCCGGTCCGGCACGTCCTGAAAGAAGGGCTGCACGGTGGCGTCGATCCCGGCCGCGTCATAGGCGGCCGTGACGCGGTCGTGATCCTCGGCACGGGCCTGATGCGAGACATGCAGCCGGGCGCGGATGTCTTGGGGCAAGGCGGCGATCGCGGCGGGCAGCAGGTCCGAGAGCACGCGCGCCCCCTGACTGCCGCCGATCACCAGCAGGCGCAGTGCCGCCGTGCCCGGCGGATCGTATGGCGCGCCCTCCCGATCCAGCACCGATTGACGGACGGGGTTGCCGGTATGGGTGCCCTCGACCCCGGCGGGGAGTTCGGTCGGCCAGATGCCGCAGGCGACGCGGTCGACACGAGGGGCGAAGAGCCGGTTCACCCGGCCCATGATGCCGTTCTGTTCGTGGATCATCCGCGGAATCCGCAGGCTCAGCGCCGCGGACATGGCCGGGATGGTCGGATAGCCGCCGAAGCCGATCACCACGTCGGGTCGGTCGCGGCGCAAAGCGCGGCGCGCGGCGATGATGCCCGAGGCGATCTTGACCGGTGCGGTCAGCTTGCCCGCCAGCCCGCCCCGCGCGGTCGTGGCGGACGCCACGATCTCTCGCGTGACGGCATCGGGGAAATTCCCGGCATAGCGCGCGCCCCGCTCATCGGTGGAGAGCCTGACCCGCCAGCCCTCATCCAGCAGGCGCTCGGCCAGAGCCTGGGCGGGAAACATATGCCCGCCGGTCCCCCCGGCGGCGATCAGCGCATAGCGGGGCATCAACGGCTCCGGCTGAGAATATCCGACATCTCGCCCTGCGCGCGGTGACGGGTCAGCGCCAGCAGCATGCCGACCGCGATCCCCGAGGCCACCACCGACGAGCCGCCATAGCTGACGAAGGGCAGCGTCATCCCCTTGGCCGGCAAGAGCCTTACCGCGACGCCCATATTGATGAGCGCCTGCACGCCGAAGGCGCAGGCCAGACCGGTACCGGCGATGCGCGCGAAGGGGTCGCGCTCGCGCAGGAGCCGCATCAGCGAACGGAACACGATGGTGGCGTAGAGCGCGATGATCGCCAGCACCATGACCAGCCCGTATTCCTCGGCGGCGACGGCGATGATGAAGTCGGTATGCGCGTCGGGCAGCGACCATTTGACGGTGCCCTCACCCACGCCGACGCCGAAGAACCCGCCTTCCTGAATGGCGTTGGTCGCATAGCCGAGCTGGGTGCGCGGATCGACCTCGGCGGTCAGGAACCCGTCGATCCGGCGCGCGAAATGTTCCGAGGAGCCATAGGCGAGGAACCCGCCCGCCACGGCCAGCCCCGCCACCCCGGCCAGAAGCGCCATCGGGGCGCCCGCGACGAAGAACATCACCCCCCAGGAAAACAGCACCAGCGAGGCCTGCCCGAAATCGGGCTGACCGACCAGCATCATCACCACGGCCGCGGTGATGCCGAAGCTGATCGCCTTGCCGGGCGGGCCGCCGACCTCCTGGCTGGCGGCCATGCACCATGCCACGGCAGCAATGAAGCAGGGCTTGAGAAACTCCGAGGGCTGGACCGAGGCAAAGCCGAGGCTCAGCCAGCGCGTCGCGCCCTTGCCGAAATCGGTGCCGATAAAGGGCAGCGCCGCGACCACCAGCACCGAGACGAAGAACCCGATCACCCCGATGCGCCGGATCTGGCGCGGGCCGAGCAACGAGATGACGAACATCACCATCAGCCCCGCCGCGCCGAACACGGCCTGCCGTGTGACATAGTAGAATGGCGGCAGATTGTTCTTCTCGGCCAGCGGGACCGAGGCGGCGAGCCCCAGCAAGAGCCCGATGGCAAACAGGCACAGCACCGCAAAGAGGGACCACCGGTCCACGGTCCGCCACCATCTGGGAAGAATCGGATCGCCCGCCCGCATGGGGGTCGCGCCGAAGACCATCTCGGTCATGGGAATACCGCCGTCACTGCCTCTGTTCGTTGCCCGTTACCCGGGTCTGAAGGGAAGCATAGCGCGATTGTTGCCGTCGCGCTACAGGTGATTCGGTTTCTGACGCGACGCTGCGCGGTGGCTTGCCGCCGGTCAGGCTCGGTTGGCGCAAAGCCGCCTTCGTCGCGGCGTGCAAGACGCCGGGGTCACGGCGCTGTGACCCGGCTGCGGCAACGCGCCCCGGTGCGGTCACTGGACCCGCTGCCGCGCGCCCGATAGGCTGAAACGGAACCGCAAGAAAAGGCCGCGCCATGTCCGACGATCCCCTGTTCATCGTGATGATGCTCGCCCTGTTCGGCGTGGTGGCGATCCTCGCCACCGGGATCGGGGGCTTCGGTGTCGGCGGCAAGTTCAACGCGAAACACGGCAATCGGATGATGCGCTGGCGGATCATCGCGCAGGCCGTCGCCATCGCGCTGATCCTTCTGTTCATCGCGCTGCGCGGCGGCAACTGATGGTCGTGCTGAACCGGATCTATACCCGCACCGGCGATGGCGGGGACACCGCCCTGTCGGATGGCAGCCGGGTGCCCAAGCATCATCTTCGGGTCGAGGCCTATGGGACGGTGGACGAGCTGAACGCGGCACTCGGGCTGTGCCGGCTGCATGCCGGGCCCGAAGAAACTTCCCTCATCGCCATGATCCAAAACGAGTTATTCGACCTCGGTGCGGATCTTTCTCGGCCCGATATGGCGGCGGATGACGAAGCGCCCTATCCGGTGCTGCGCATCATCGACAGCCAGGTGCGCCGGCTCGAGACCCAGATCGATGCGATGAATGCAGCGCTGGAGCCGCTGCGCAGCTTCATCCTGCCGGGCGGCAGCGCGCTGGCCGCGCATCTCCATCTGGCCCGCACCATCGCGCGGCGGGCCGAACGCTGCGCCACCGCGCTGGCCGAAACCGCAGATGCCAACCCGGCGGCGCTGCGCTATCTGAACCGGCTGTCGGACTGGCTCTTCGTGGCGGCGCGGGTTGCAAATCTGGATCGGGGCGGCGACGTTCTGTGGCAGCCCGGTGCCAGCCGGGACGAGGATAGTTGACGTGAACGTAAACGCAACGTCAGCGGATTTTCCCCTGTCCCCACGCCGTTCCGGTCGCTAGATTGCAGCGGATTGCTTGATGCAGATAAGGGAGAAGGTGCCAATGAAGGTCCTCGTGCCAGTGAAGCGCGTGATTGATTACAACGTGAAGGCCAAGGTGAAATCCGACGGCTCTGGTGTCGATCTTGCGAATGTGAAGATGTCGATGAACCCGTTCGACGAGATTGCCGTGGAAGAGGCGATCCGTCTGAAGGAGGCGGGCACGGCCGAGGAGGTCGTGGTGGTCTCGATCGGCGTGAAGCAGGCGGCGGAGACGATCCGCACGGCGCTGGCGATGGGGGCCGATCGCGGCATCCTGGTCGTGGCGGCGGATGATGTGCACACCGATATCGAGCCTCTGGCGGTGGCCAAGATCCTGAAAGCGGTGATCGACGAAGAGCAGCCGAAGCTGGTCATCGCCGGCAAGCAGGCCATCGACAACGACATGAACGCGACAGGCCAGATGCTGGCGGCACTTCTGGGCTGGGGTCAGGCGACCTTCGCCAGCAAGGTCGAGATCGAGGGCGAATCCGCCAAGGTCACGCGCGAGGTCGATGGCGGCTTGCAGACCATCGAGGTCAAGCTGCCCGCCATCGTCACGGCGGATCTGCGGCTGAACGAGCCGCGCTATGCCTCGCTGCCCAATATCATGAAGGCGAAGAAGAAGCCGCTCGAGGAAAAGACCGCCGATGATTACGGCGTCGATGTCTCGCCCCGGCTGGAGATCACCCACACCGCCGAGCCCGAGGGCCGCAAGGCGGGGATCATCGTCGAATCGGTCGATGAGCTGGTCGGCAAACTGAAAGAAGCGGGGGTTGTGTGATGGCTGTTCTGTTGCTGGGTGAAGTCACCAATGGTGAACTCAATGCGGATGCGACCGGTAAGGCGGTCGCGGCGCTGAAGGGGCTGGGCGATGTGACGGTGCTCTGCGCCGGGTCGTCCGCGAAAGCCGCCGCCGAAGAGGCCGCGAAGATCGACGGGGTGGCGAAGGTGCTGGTCGCCGAGGATGATCTCTATGGTCATCGCCTGGCCGAGCCCACCGCCGCGCTGCTGGTGGAACTGGCGGGCGATTACGACCATATCGCCGCACCGGCGACGACGGATGCCAAGAACATCATGCCCCGCGTGGCGGCGCTGCTGGATGTGATGGTGATCTCGGATGTCTCCGAGGTCGTCGATGCCGACACGTTCAAGCGCCCGGTCTATGCCGGCAACGCGATCCAGACGGTGACATCGAAGGACGCCAAGAAGGTCATGACCGTGCGCACGGCCAGCTTCGACGCCGCCGGGATGGGCGGCGGGGCCCCGGTCGAGGATCAGGCGACGGGGTCCGATCCGGGCCTGTCGAGCTGGGTCTCGGACGAGGTGGCCGAGAGCGACCGGCCCGAGCTGACCTCGGCGGGGCGCGTGGTCTCGGGCGGGCGCGGTCTCGGCTCGGAGGAGAATTTCGAGATGATCGAGAAGCTCGCCGACAAGCTGGGGGCGGCCGTGGGCGCCTCGCGCGCGGCGGTGGATTCGGGCTATGCGCCGAATGACTGGCAGGTCGGCCAGACCGGCAAGGTGGTGGCGCCGGAACTCTACGTCGCCGTCGGCATCTCGGGCGCGATCCAGCATCTCGCGGGGATGAAGGATTCCAAGGTCATCGTGGCGATCAACAAGGACGAAGAGGCCCCGATCTTCCAGGTCGCCGATTACGGCCTCGTCGCGGATCTCTTCCAGGCCGTCCCCGAACTGACCGAGAAGCTCTGACGCTTCATCCTGACCCAAATATCCCGGGGGGGCCACCGCAAGGTGGCGGGGGCAGCGCCCCCTCCCCCAACCCAAAGGCCCGCCCCGAATGGCGGGCCTTTTGCATCAGGACGGGGATGGTGGCGATCAGCGGCAAGCCGCCAGTCCCGTCGCGCAGAGATGAAACGCAGGCGGCACGGCACGCGTTCTGCTGCCACGGAGTTATTTCTAAAAGGGACTGGACACATCATGGCTTATGTCACCACCGATGACGGCGTCGAGATCTATTACAAGGATTGGGGCCCGCGCGATGCGCAGGTGATCTATTTCCATCACGGCTGGCCGCTGAGCGCCGATGACTGGGACGCGCAGATGATGTTCTTCCTGGGCGAAGGATTCCGCGTCGTTGCCAGCGACCGGCGCGGTCATGGCCGCTCGAGCCAGGTCTGGGACGGGCATGACATGGATCATTATGCCGATGACGTCGCGGCGGTGGTCCGGCATCTCGGCATCCAGGGCGCCGTGCATGTCGGCCATTCCACCGGCGGTGGAGAGGTGGTGCGCTATATCACCCGCCACAAGGAGGACAAGGTCGCCAAGGGCGTGCTGATCAGCGCCGTGCCGCCGCTGATGGTCAAGACCGGGGACAATCCGGGCGGGCTGGAAAAATCCGTCTTCGATGACTTCCAGAAAAACACCGCAGAGAACCGCGCGCAGTTCTTTCACGATGTGCCGGCAGGACCGTTCTATAATTTCGATCAGGACGGGGTGGAGCCGTCCGAGCCGCTGATCCACAACTGGTGGCGTCAGGGGATGATGGGCTGTGCAAAGGCCCATTATGACGGCATCGTCGCCTTTTCGCAGACCGATTTCCGCGCCGAGATGAAAGAGATCACCACGCCGATGATGGTCATGCATGGCGAGGCGGATCAGGTCGTCCCCTATGAAATCTCTGGCAAGAAATCGGCGGAGATCCTGCAGAATTGCGAGCTGAAGACCTATCCCGGCTTCCCTCACGGCATGCCGACCACCGAGGCCGAGACGATCAACAGGGATCTTCTGGCCTTTATTCGCGGGTGATCCGGACCGGCGCGGGTCGCCGAGCGGGCCTCCGACAAGGCTTACGTCAGCGCCGCGCCCGACGGATAACGCGCGCGCGCCCGATGCGCATTGATCCGCGCCGCACCACGCCCTATCGTCCGCGCAACGGATGAAAGGACAGATCATGGCGATTGAATCGGTAGGTATCGTCGGCGCGGGGCAGATGGGCAACGGCATCGCCCATGTCTTCGCTCTGGCGGGATATGACGTGCTTCTGAACGATGTGGACCAGGAGGCGCTCGACAAGGCGGTGAGCCTCATCACCCGGAATCTCGACCGTCAGGTGAAGGGCGAGAAGATCGGCGAGGCCGAAAAGAACGATGCGCTTGGCCGCATCCGGACCACGCTGGCGCTGAAGGATCTGGGCGAAACCGATCTGGTAATCGAGGCGGCGACCGAGAA
This genomic window from Paracoccus sediminicola contains:
- a CDS encoding electron transfer flavoprotein subunit alpha/FixB family protein, giving the protein MAVLLLGEVTNGELNADATGKAVAALKGLGDVTVLCAGSSAKAAAEEAAKIDGVAKVLVAEDDLYGHRLAEPTAALLVELAGDYDHIAAPATTDAKNIMPRVAALLDVMVISDVSEVVDADTFKRPVYAGNAIQTVTSKDAKKVMTVRTASFDAAGMGGGAPVEDQATGSDPGLSSWVSDEVAESDRPELTSAGRVVSGGRGLGSEENFEMIEKLADKLGAAVGASRAAVDSGYAPNDWQVGQTGKVVAPELYVAVGISGAIQHLAGMKDSKVIVAINKDEEAPIFQVADYGLVADLFQAVPELTEKL
- a CDS encoding alpha/beta fold hydrolase yields the protein MAYVTTDDGVEIYYKDWGPRDAQVIYFHHGWPLSADDWDAQMMFFLGEGFRVVASDRRGHGRSSQVWDGHDMDHYADDVAAVVRHLGIQGAVHVGHSTGGGEVVRYITRHKEDKVAKGVLISAVPPLMVKTGDNPGGLEKSVFDDFQKNTAENRAQFFHDVPAGPFYNFDQDGVEPSEPLIHNWWRQGMMGCAKAHYDGIVAFSQTDFRAEMKEITTPMMVMHGEADQVVPYEISGKKSAEILQNCELKTYPGFPHGMPTTEAETINRDLLAFIRG
- the ftsW gene encoding putative lipid II flippase FtsW — protein: MTEMVFGATPMRAGDPILPRWWRTVDRWSLFAVLCLFAIGLLLGLAASVPLAEKNNLPPFYYVTRQAVFGAAGLMVMFVISLLGPRQIRRIGVIGFFVSVLVVAALPFIGTDFGKGATRWLSLGFASVQPSEFLKPCFIAAVAWCMAASQEVGGPPGKAISFGITAAVVMMLVGQPDFGQASLVLFSWGVMFFVAGAPMALLAGVAGLAVAGGFLAYGSSEHFARRIDGFLTAEVDPRTQLGYATNAIQEGGFFGVGVGEGTVKWSLPDAHTDFIIAVAAEEYGLVMVLAIIALYATIVFRSLMRLLRERDPFARIAGTGLACAFGVQALINMGVAVRLLPAKGMTLPFVSYGGSSVVASGIAVGMLLALTRHRAQGEMSDILSRSR
- a CDS encoding cob(I)yrinic acid a,c-diamide adenosyltransferase, translating into MVVLNRIYTRTGDGGDTALSDGSRVPKHHLRVEAYGTVDELNAALGLCRLHAGPEETSLIAMIQNELFDLGADLSRPDMAADDEAPYPVLRIIDSQVRRLETQIDAMNAALEPLRSFILPGGSALAAHLHLARTIARRAERCATALAETADANPAALRYLNRLSDWLFVAARVANLDRGGDVLWQPGASRDEDS
- a CDS encoding twin transmembrane helix small protein, whose product is MSDDPLFIVMMLALFGVVAILATGIGGFGVGGKFNAKHGNRMMRWRIIAQAVAIALILLFIALRGGN
- a CDS encoding electron transfer flavoprotein subunit beta/FixA family protein, with product MKVLVPVKRVIDYNVKAKVKSDGSGVDLANVKMSMNPFDEIAVEEAIRLKEAGTAEEVVVVSIGVKQAAETIRTALAMGADRGILVVAADDVHTDIEPLAVAKILKAVIDEEQPKLVIAGKQAIDNDMNATGQMLAALLGWGQATFASKVEIEGESAKVTREVDGGLQTIEVKLPAIVTADLRLNEPRYASLPNIMKAKKKPLEEKTADDYGVDVSPRLEITHTAEPEGRKAGIIVESVDELVGKLKEAGVV
- the murC gene encoding UDP-N-acetylmuramate--L-alanine ligase; protein product: MNAATKLPGELGPIHFVGIGGIGMSGIAEVLMTLGYDVQGSDSKRSKITDRLESLGARIFEGQAAENIGEAGVVVISTAIKKGNPELEEARRRGLPVVRRAEMLAELMRLKSNVAIGGTHGKTTTTTMVATLLDHGKFDPTVINGGVIHAYGSNARAGAGEWMVVEADESDGSFNRLPATIAIVTNIDPEHMEHWGDFDRLREGFYNFVSSVPFYGLVVCCTDHPEVQALVGKLHDRRVVTFGFNAQADVRAMNLRYESGVAHFDIALQGEADIHDGEVPMIENCTLPMPGDHNVSNALAAVAVARHLGMKRAEIREALAKFGGVGRRFTRVGEVNGVTIIDDYGHHPVEIAAVLKAARQATKGRVIAVHQPHRYSRLSSLFEDFCACFNEADVVGIVDVYAAGEDPIPGASRDDLVAGLIAHGHRHARAIMDEDDLTRLVREQARPGDMVVCLGAGSISAWANALPARLQEKAA
- the murG gene encoding undecaprenyldiphospho-muramoylpentapeptide beta-N-acetylglucosaminyltransferase, giving the protein MPRYALIAAGGTGGHMFPAQALAERLLDEGWRVRLSTDERGARYAGNFPDAVTREIVASATTARGGLAGKLTAPVKIASGIIAARRALRRDRPDVVIGFGGYPTIPAMSAALSLRIPRMIHEQNGIMGRVNRLFAPRVDRVACGIWPTELPAGVEGTHTGNPVRQSVLDREGAPYDPPGTAALRLLVIGGSQGARVLSDLLPAAIAALPQDIRARLHVSHQARAEDHDRVTAAYDAAGIDATVQPFFQDVPDRLAACHLVVSRAGASSVADITVIGRPAILIPYAAAAGDHQTANARPLADAGAAVVLPESTVDAETLTRDIAAILSDADRARQMARAAADLGRPDATARLYQLVTEIAA